The following proteins are co-located in the Vanessa cardui chromosome 15, ilVanCard2.1, whole genome shotgun sequence genome:
- the LOC124535515 gene encoding probable N-acetyltransferase san: MTRAKIELGDVTPHNIKQLKKLNTVVFPVSYNDKFYKDVLEAGELAKLAYYNDIVVGAVCCRIDTSDNSRRLYIMTLGCLYPYRRLGIGTLMVEHVLKYVEQDGNFDSIFLHVQVNNEGAIDFYKKFGFEIVETKEHYYKRIEPADAHVLQKTIRQPQSPPMLNGTVPHAKTNGHD, encoded by the exons atgaCAAG AGCTAAAATAGAACTTGGCGATGTGACACcgcataatattaaacaattaaagaaGTTGAACACAGTCGTGTTTCCAGTTTCCTACAACGACAAATTTTACAAAGATGTTTTAGAGGCTGGCGAACTAGCAAAACTTGCTTATTACAATGATATCGTGGTTGGAGCGGTCTGTTGTAGAATAGATACGTCGGATAATTCCCGACGATTGTACATAATGACACTGGGTTGCCTTTACCCTTACAGAAGACTTGGAATAGGCACTCTAATGGTGGAACATGTGCTCAAGTATGTTGAACAGGATGGCAATTTTGACAGCATTTTCTT gcATGTACAAGTTAACAATGAAGGTGCAATAGATTTTTACAAGAAATTTGGCTTTGAAATTGTCGAGACGAAAGAGCATTACTACAAAAGAATAGAGCCAGCTGATGCACATGTTTTGCAAAAAACAATAAGACAACCTCAATCACCCCCAATGCTGAATGGAACTGTCCCCCATGCGAAAACCAACGGTCATGATTGA
- the LOC124535770 gene encoding probable cytochrome P450 301a1, mitochondrial: MALNNLLYLKPHLTKYFRYTGRNLHICQIKMQTVKPLEMDNDTVKSETKNETLDEQTPVNSGLSNVSSDLPRIVPMVLNTKEPIVLPFDEVPGPRSLKYLSIFRNYITEIGTQVTAGLLTFGLNVGTILSNRKTTRSFSNLFDKYGPVVRFVSPVGSDIVLINHPDHIQKVFSMEGEYPVRSTLQSLEKYRVEHKNHIFGGLYTVQGQDWLRQRSVMHNPTHNAFVPHAQSLNGVCEKFTEKIYNIRNYQDELSKDLHKEIHKWAFDCMGLILFSKNFQLLETELVYSQCDESWMYHSLEKATDAIIKCESGIHFWKFFTTPAWYSLVKHCDNLDNLIGKYVLDIEQEMSKIQDNPISPNSLTSAMLLSEDKFNAEDIATILMDVMLIGINTISSSMSFLLYYIAKHQMNQRLLYQEVGNLYQDVNDIEKFKDNTPYLQACIKETMRLVPPIPLLTRILSRNVTLDNYNIPRGTMIIMSTQDTSLKEGNFDDATRFCPERWLKPEAKNYHAFASIPFGYGARKCIGQNVAETMMSLLTIKVLQKYRLEYHYGDVQPSQGFIARPNKPLKIRFIDRM; encoded by the exons AtggcattaaataatttattataccttAAGCCCCATCTTACCAAATATTTTAGGTATACTGGAAGAAACTTGCAcatttgtcaaataaaaatgcagACGGTAAAACCGTTAGAAATGGACAACGATACTGTAAAGTCTGAAACTAAAAACGAGACACTAGACGAACAAACTCCAGTAAACAGTGGATTAAGCAATGTTTCGTCTGATTTGCCTCGTATAGTGCCAATGGTATTAAATACTAAAGAACCTATAGTATTGCCCTTTGATGAAGTTCCAGGACCAAGGTCGTTGAAATATTTGTCTATATTTCGTAATTATATAACAGAAATTGGGACTCAAGTTACTGCTGGTTTATTAACTTTTGGTCTCAATGTTG gaACGATCCTATCTAATAGAAAGACTACACGTAGTTTTTCCAATCTTTTTGATAAATATGGGCCTGTGGTAAGATTCGTTAGCCCCGTCGGTAGCGATATCGTGCTCATCAACCACCCTGACCATATCCAGAAAGTGTTTAGCATGGAAGGCGAATATCCTGTTAGATCTACGTTGCAATCTCTGGAGAAATATCGGGTTGAACACAAAAATCACATATTCGGTGGACTTTATACTGT ACAAGGTCAGGATTGGTTACGACAAAGATCGGTTATGCACAACCCCACACACAATGCCTTCGTCCCACACGCCCAGAGCCTTAACGGTGTATGCGAAAAATTCACGGAAAAGATTTACAACATTAGAAATTATCAGGATGAATTATCTAAGGATCTACATAAGGAAATACATAAGTGGGCATTTGATTGCATGG GACTAATATTGTTCTCAAAGAACTTTCAACTGTTGGAAACGGAATTGGTGTATAGCCAATGTGACGAATCGTGGATGTACCACAGCCTGGAGAAGGCAACTGATGCAATCATTAAATGTGAATCGGGTATCCATTTTTGGAAGTTTTTTACCACGCCAGCTTGGTATTCCCTGGTCAAGCACTGTGACAATCTGGACAA CCTTATTGGAAAATATGTTTTGGACATAGAGCAAGAAATGTCGAAGATCCAGGACAATCCTATTA GCCCTAATTCTCTAACGAGTGCAATGTTGCTAAGCGAGGATAAGTTTAATGCAGAAGATATTGCAACAATTTTGATGGATGTGATGCTCATTGGTATTAACacg ATTTCATCTTCAATGTCTTTCTTACTATACTACATTGCGAAACACCAAATGAACCAAAGGTTACTCTACCAGGAAGTAGGGAATTTATATCAAGACGTTAACGACATCGAAAAGTTTAAAGACAACACTCCGTACTTACAAGCGTGTATTAAAGAGACAATGAG ATTGGTTCCCCCAATTCCCTTGCTGACAAGAATTCTCTCTAGGAATGTAACATTGGATAATTACAA TATACCACGAGGAACTATGATCATTATGTCCACTCAAGATACTTCGCTCAAAGAGGGAAACTTTGATGATGCTACAAGGTTCTGCCCCGAGAGATGGCTGAAACCCGAGGCTAAGAACTACCACGCATTTGCCTCAATTCCATTTGGATATGGAGCTAGGAAATGTATTGGGCAAAATGTTGCCGAGACTATGATGTCGCTTTTAACAATTAAG GTATTACAGAAATACAGACTTGAATATCATTATGGTGATGTGCAGCCTTCACAAGGTTTTATTGCAAGGCCAAATAAAccattaaaaataagatttattgataGAATGTAA
- the LOC124535771 gene encoding protein lin-52 homolog, translating to MAAKQNSLINEAQTTSEDIPLTSLEESLLSLEKLDRASPELWPEQIPGVSEFAPLQNPNQSPPSWNKGLTKEDYNYMQQLGSLTTSSLIMEVKKLHDLAYQLGLEEAKEMTRGKYLNIFSSRRQR from the exons ATGGCCGCGAAAcaaaattctttaataaatgaag CTCAAACTACATCTGAAGATATTCCCTTGACGTCGTTAGAAGAAAGCTTACTAAGCTTAGAGAAGCTGGATCGAGCTTCCCCTGAACTATGGCCAGAACAAA TACCTGGCGTGTCAGAGTTCGCACCTTTACAAAACCCTAACCAATCGCCACCCTCATGGAATAAAGGGCTTACCAAAGAAGACTACAATTATATGCAAC agCTGGGGTCACTAACAACGAGTAGTCTCATCATGGAGGTAAAGAAACTTCATGATCTTGCTTATCAACTTGGATTGGAAGAGGCCAAAGAGATGACAAGGGGgaagtacttaaatatattctcATCTCGACGGCAAAGATAA
- the LOC124535647 gene encoding 40S ribosomal protein S19a, with translation MRSVTLKDVEQDKVVKTVAAHLKKMGKVKVPEHMDLVKTARFKELAPYDPDWFYVRCAAILRHIYMRSPVGVKTVTKIFGGRKRNGVTPSHFCRSSGSIARKALQALEALKLVEKIPDGGRILTVHGRRDLDRIAAQVRLKAKQAAKQSVIVL, from the exons ATGCGTTCCGTCACATTAAAGGATGTTGAACAAGACAAGGTCGTCAAGACCGTAGCTGCCCACTTGAaaaa GATGGGCAAGGTCAAAGTTCCAGAACATATGGATCTGGTTAAAACTGCCCGTTTTAAGGAATTGGCACCCTACGATCCTGACTGGTTTTATGTACGCTGTGCTGCAATCTTACGTCACATCTACATGCGCTCTCCAGTTGGTGTTAAGACTGTAACAAAGATCTTTGGTGGTCGCAAACGTAATGGTGTCACTCCTTCACACTTCTGCAG aTCATCAGGCAGTATTGCTCGTAAAGCACTTCAGGCCCTTGAGGCTTTGAAGTTAGTTGAGAAAATTCCTGATGGTGGCCGGATCCTTACTGTTCACGGAAGACGTGATTTGGACAGAATTGCTGCACAAGTTCGTCTAAAGGCTAAACAAGCGGCTAAACAGAGTGTTATTgttctgtaa